One Halolamina litorea genomic window carries:
- a CDS encoding xanthine dehydrogenase family protein molybdopterin-binding subunit yields the protein MSEDFKHVGEDFEVPDGRPKVTGEARYVDDYQFNNLLHAKTVKSPYAHARVVNIDTSAAEAMDAVKAVATYEDAPEPGLGQPVLAEEPMVYGYPVAAVAADNEYAAAAAVEAIEVEYEVLDQVTDPIETLKPGSPNARPEGNVPTGEAGGESAEGQGGASNQVGTVKLDSAEFTDEDGNDLVMPRNIPDEAWNLKWSWGDVSEGFEKATEIVENTVKAQPIPTNPLEPRSTVIDWGADGRVKAWVSSQSMSLTHTGLAGMLGISPANLTIINNFTGGGFGSKGTSYPQMGVPALLSKQVNRPVKIRGSRKEEFHWGNGRATMILRSKIGVDDDGKIVAMDLESIGDAGAYGADALSTISSGYNCLSQIYQPETLRVRGLGVFTNTPKRWPQRGPGQNQAGMAIAQVIDEAAEAIGMDPYEIKRINAAQQDAPDGEFDPENAPVANASRAPMSSAHLGRAYEEAAEAINYEEKRERSGTMEGSKVYGVGSGGASHHCGYIGFDGLVGVHTDGTVEVRQGAGNLGTESFAAVGRMVAETMGVPWDQVEVSWGRSDEASFSLGQFSSNTTFTEGLANVKAAETAIQYLTELAADELGGAPEDYEVTEGEVVNGDTGESLTLGETAQLAVDAGGKYDGSEIPQKYQESLVPLTIGAARGLTGNALVAFGKSTGEDMGGYVTAMAGAIAEVSVDVQTGEVNVEEMANWNDSGRVIHPESFSAQVEGGTIQGTGYALMEQYRHDEDTGIPLNTDFYKNKAPGILDYSETPLKVGAVGAPDPFGPHGAKGVGEPPYGSAAAAIASAVRDALGVTFTDFPIDPSSVLEKIRNGETAIDPEDI from the coding sequence ATGTCTGAGGACTTCAAACACGTCGGCGAGGACTTCGAGGTACCGGACGGCCGACCGAAAGTGACCGGTGAGGCGCGCTACGTCGACGACTACCAGTTCAACAACCTGCTGCACGCCAAGACGGTCAAGTCGCCGTACGCCCACGCCCGTGTCGTCAACATCGACACGTCCGCCGCCGAGGCGATGGACGCGGTGAAGGCAGTCGCGACCTACGAGGACGCCCCCGAACCGGGTCTCGGTCAGCCGGTGCTCGCGGAGGAACCGATGGTCTACGGCTACCCCGTCGCTGCCGTCGCCGCCGACAACGAGTACGCCGCCGCCGCGGCCGTCGAAGCGATCGAGGTCGAGTACGAGGTGCTGGATCAGGTAACCGACCCGATCGAGACGCTCAAGCCGGGCAGCCCGAACGCCCGCCCCGAAGGGAACGTCCCGACCGGCGAGGCTGGCGGCGAGAGCGCCGAAGGGCAAGGCGGCGCCAGCAACCAGGTCGGTACCGTCAAACTCGACAGTGCGGAGTTCACTGACGAGGACGGCAACGATCTGGTGATGCCGCGGAACATCCCCGACGAGGCGTGGAACCTCAAGTGGTCGTGGGGCGACGTGAGCGAGGGGTTCGAGAAGGCGACGGAGATCGTCGAGAACACCGTCAAAGCACAGCCGATCCCGACCAACCCCCTCGAGCCGCGATCGACCGTCATCGACTGGGGGGCCGATGGGCGAGTGAAGGCGTGGGTCTCCAGTCAGAGTATGAGCCTGACCCACACCGGTCTCGCGGGGATGCTCGGCATCAGCCCGGCGAACCTCACCATCATCAACAACTTCACCGGCGGCGGGTTCGGCTCGAAGGGGACCAGTTACCCCCAGATGGGCGTCCCGGCCCTGCTCTCGAAGCAGGTCAACCGCCCCGTGAAAATCCGCGGCAGCCGAAAGGAGGAGTTCCACTGGGGTAACGGCCGTGCGACGATGATCCTTCGATCGAAGATCGGCGTCGACGACGACGGGAAGATCGTCGCCATGGACCTCGAATCGATCGGTGACGCCGGCGCCTACGGCGCCGACGCTCTCTCCACGATCAGTTCCGGCTACAACTGCCTCTCGCAGATCTACCAGCCCGAGACCCTCCGTGTGCGTGGGCTCGGGGTGTTCACCAATACGCCCAAGCGTTGGCCACAGCGTGGCCCCGGGCAGAACCAGGCGGGCATGGCGATCGCGCAAGTGATCGACGAGGCCGCCGAGGCCATCGGGATGGACCCGTACGAGATCAAGCGGATCAACGCCGCACAGCAGGACGCCCCCGACGGCGAGTTCGATCCGGAGAACGCCCCGGTCGCCAACGCCTCGCGAGCGCCGATGTCGAGTGCACACCTCGGTCGGGCCTACGAAGAGGCTGCCGAGGCGATCAACTACGAGGAGAAGCGCGAGCGCTCCGGAACGATGGAGGGCTCGAAAGTGTACGGTGTCGGCTCCGGTGGCGCCTCTCACCACTGTGGGTACATCGGCTTCGACGGCCTCGTCGGCGTCCACACCGACGGCACCGTCGAGGTCCGACAGGGTGCCGGGAACCTCGGGACCGAGTCCTTCGCCGCGGTCGGCCGGATGGTCGCCGAGACGATGGGCGTCCCGTGGGACCAGGTAGAAGTCTCGTGGGGCCGCAGCGACGAGGCCTCCTTCTCGCTCGGGCAGTTCTCCTCGAACACGACGTTCACCGAGGGGCTGGCCAACGTGAAGGCCGCCGAGACTGCGATCCAGTACCTCACGGAGCTCGCTGCCGACGAACTCGGCGGCGCACCCGAGGACTACGAAGTCACCGAAGGCGAAGTCGTCAACGGCGACACGGGCGAGAGCCTCACCCTCGGCGAGACGGCACAGCTCGCCGTCGACGCCGGCGGCAAGTACGACGGGAGCGAGATCCCCCAGAAGTACCAGGAGAGCCTGGTGCCGCTGACCATCGGCGCCGCCCGTGGACTGACCGGGAACGCGCTCGTCGCGTTCGGGAAGTCCACCGGCGAGGACATGGGCGGGTACGTCACCGCCATGGCCGGCGCCATCGCCGAGGTTTCCGTCGACGTTCAGACCGGCGAGGTCAACGTCGAGGAGATGGCCAACTGGAACGACTCCGGCCGCGTCATCCACCCCGAGAGCTTCTCGGCACAGGTGGAAGGCGGGACGATCCAGGGAACCGGCTACGCGCTTATGGAGCAGTACCGCCACGACGAGGACACCGGTATCCCGCTCAACACTGACTTCTACAAGAACAAGGCGCCGGGGATCCTCGACTACTCCGAGACCCCGCTGAAAGTCGGCGCCGTCGGCGCGCCCGACCCGTTCGGGCCCCACGGCGCGAAAGGTGTCGGGGAGCCGCCGTACGGCTCCGCGGCTGCCGCAATCGCGAGTGCCGTGCGTGACGCGCTCGGCGTGACGTTCACGGACTTCCCGATCGACCCGAGTTCGGTACTCGAGAAGATCCGGAACGGTGAGACGGCGATCGACCCGGAGGACATCTAA
- a CDS encoding FAD binding domain-containing protein, with product MQQDMIPPLEHIDATSVDEAVRTLREHGTDAATIAGNTDEINWMKNRMRTPEVLVDIKGIEELHGVETTGDGGLRIGALTTLTEVVESDAVNDGFSVIAEAAEQVATPQIRNQGTIGGNLSQDSRCWYYRNGFDCYRAGGNTCYAITGESRDHAVTDYSRCITAHPSDGAVALMALDAEVVIEGARGERREKLSEFFVGPEENITVMNDLAHNEILKYIEVPATYKGANFYYEKVTDRDSWDFPIVNIAAAIQTDGNSVSDARLVSNGLAPTPKRLRRAESAIQGQSLSDGNIADASDSVLPNAAPQPDNAFKVDLADNLVSRALSSAQ from the coding sequence ATGCAACAGGACATGATTCCGCCGCTCGAACACATCGACGCCACCAGCGTCGATGAGGCGGTGCGAACACTACGTGAGCACGGCACCGACGCCGCGACCATCGCGGGAAACACCGACGAGATCAACTGGATGAAAAACCGGATGCGCACGCCGGAGGTCCTCGTCGACATCAAGGGGATCGAGGAGCTCCACGGCGTCGAGACCACCGGTGACGGTGGCCTGCGAATCGGCGCGCTCACGACGCTCACCGAGGTCGTCGAGAGCGACGCCGTCAACGACGGCTTCTCCGTGATCGCCGAGGCCGCCGAGCAGGTGGCCACTCCCCAGATCCGGAACCAGGGCACCATCGGCGGGAACCTCTCACAGGACTCCCGCTGCTGGTACTACCGGAACGGGTTCGACTGCTACCGTGCGGGCGGGAACACCTGCTACGCCATCACCGGCGAGTCCCGTGACCATGCGGTCACGGACTACTCCCGGTGTATCACGGCTCACCCCTCCGACGGCGCCGTCGCGCTGATGGCGCTCGACGCGGAGGTCGTGATCGAGGGCGCCCGCGGCGAACGCCGCGAGAAGCTCTCGGAGTTCTTCGTGGGTCCCGAGGAGAACATCACCGTGATGAACGACCTCGCCCACAACGAGATCCTGAAGTACATCGAGGTGCCCGCGACGTACAAGGGCGCGAACTTCTACTACGAGAAGGTGACCGACCGCGACTCGTGGGACTTCCCCATCGTCAACATCGCGGCCGCCATCCAGACCGACGGCAACAGCGTCTCCGACGCACGCCTGGTCAGCAACGGGCTGGCGCCGACGCCCAAGCGACTCCGCCGCGCGGAGAGCGCCATCCAGGGCCAGTCGCTGAGTGACGGCAACATCGCCGACGCGAGCGACTCCGTGCTGCCCAACGCGGCGCCCCAACCGGACAACGCCTTCAAGGTCGACCTCGCGGACAACCTCGTGAGCCGCGCGCTGTCGAGCGCACAGTAA
- a CDS encoding ABC transporter substrate-binding protein, protein MSDPHGRRSDESRSTSRRRWLQAVGVAGAAGLAGCTGGSGDDGTGSPSETETDGDALGTATEQSTPPAELPEVTGTYNTVLSSPVDTLNPLYNNANSAGTIISYALEMGYGFQPGNRQLPQLYELTTEDGGKTWTGKVRENLQFSEPYGQVTAEDFVYQVQELHQADWASTASSSRWPAEVTIEQTSEFEFEITLPSANLLYPQTYEPLLYPIPKGLLEPYVAEEDDQGLQQDEELLNLEFTGNLGAYTLEEWNRSSGMTFTRNEDYYLRDATDQNALFEEAPYFEGLEVTIVQEQASRLAALETGETDTASVPPERVERFDGLDNVDVKVVPQPYNEVCVYNMRENGWNAGPGNLFREKKFRQGLGCAVDKRTLVEGVFRDYANVEYTWQPRWSQWYPSEADMMEFGTGDLYGAEAAQSRIEEAIDNVEYDYSYDSNGRLLNPSGQQCTITLYHSAGQNTERSMAEFIAQEFEDNAGIAVEVNAIQGAQFAREYWQQEIPENADELEWSNGAYNAGPRDVATSPNAWDMTVVFGLNTYPLNPLAGEVFFQKDSFYNPYGYYPSWDAKSLFEEANAAESQEELEEIFGEIFVNIAEDQPMGMLAFPADTVGYAADLDGPVENFFNGWDFSAWHRDE, encoded by the coding sequence ATGTCTGACCCTCACGGACGACGTAGTGACGAGTCACGATCGACCAGCCGCCGTCGGTGGCTACAGGCCGTCGGCGTCGCCGGCGCCGCCGGGCTGGCCGGCTGTACGGGCGGCAGCGGCGACGACGGGACCGGGTCGCCGAGCGAGACCGAGACGGACGGCGACGCGCTCGGTACCGCGACCGAGCAGTCAACGCCCCCGGCGGAGCTCCCCGAGGTCACGGGGACGTACAACACCGTGCTCTCCAGCCCCGTCGACACGCTCAACCCCCTGTACAACAACGCGAACAGCGCGGGGACCATCATCAGCTACGCCCTCGAGATGGGCTATGGCTTCCAGCCCGGCAACCGACAGCTCCCCCAACTCTACGAGCTGACCACCGAGGACGGCGGGAAGACCTGGACGGGCAAGGTCCGGGAGAACCTTCAGTTCAGCGAGCCCTACGGGCAGGTGACTGCCGAGGACTTCGTCTATCAGGTCCAGGAGCTTCACCAGGCCGACTGGGCGTCGACGGCGAGTTCCAGCCGCTGGCCTGCCGAAGTCACGATCGAGCAGACCAGCGAGTTCGAGTTCGAGATCACGCTGCCCAGCGCGAACCTCCTCTACCCCCAGACGTACGAACCGCTGCTCTACCCGATCCCGAAGGGACTCCTCGAGCCGTACGTGGCCGAGGAGGACGACCAAGGGCTCCAGCAGGACGAAGAGCTACTCAACCTCGAGTTCACGGGGAACCTCGGCGCGTACACGTTGGAGGAGTGGAACCGATCCAGCGGCATGACGTTCACCCGCAACGAGGATTACTACCTGCGCGACGCCACGGACCAGAACGCGCTGTTCGAGGAAGCCCCGTACTTCGAGGGGCTCGAGGTCACCATCGTGCAGGAGCAGGCCTCCCGCCTCGCGGCCCTCGAAACGGGCGAAACGGACACTGCCTCCGTCCCCCCCGAGCGCGTCGAGCGCTTCGACGGCCTCGACAACGTCGACGTGAAGGTCGTCCCGCAGCCGTACAACGAGGTCTGTGTGTACAACATGCGGGAGAACGGATGGAACGCCGGTCCGGGCAACCTCTTCCGCGAGAAGAAGTTCCGTCAGGGGCTCGGCTGTGCGGTCGACAAGCGCACCCTCGTCGAGGGCGTGTTCCGCGATTACGCGAACGTCGAGTACACGTGGCAGCCCCGCTGGTCCCAGTGGTACCCCAGCGAGGCCGACATGATGGAGTTCGGGACCGGCGACCTCTACGGCGCCGAGGCAGCCCAGAGCCGCATCGAGGAAGCCATTGACAACGTCGAGTACGACTACAGCTACGACAGCAACGGCCGACTGCTCAACCCCTCGGGCCAGCAGTGTACGATCACGCTGTACCACAGCGCGGGGCAGAACACCGAACGGTCGATGGCGGAGTTCATCGCCCAGGAGTTCGAGGACAACGCCGGGATCGCTGTCGAGGTCAACGCGATTCAGGGCGCGCAGTTCGCTCGTGAGTACTGGCAGCAGGAGATCCCGGAGAACGCCGACGAACTCGAGTGGTCCAACGGCGCCTACAACGCCGGCCCCCGGGACGTGGCAACGAGCCCGAACGCGTGGGACATGACCGTCGTGTTCGGGCTGAACACCTACCCGCTGAACCCGCTCGCGGGTGAGGTGTTCTTCCAGAAGGACTCGTTCTACAACCCCTACGGCTACTACCCCTCCTGGGACGCCAAGAGCCTCTTCGAGGAGGCAAACGCCGCGGAGAGCCAGGAAGAACTCGAGGAAATCTTCGGCGAGATCTTCGTGAACATCGCCGAGGACCAGCCGATGGGGATGCTCGCGTTCCCCGCCGACACCGTCGGCTACGCTGCTGACCTCGACGGCCCCGTCGAGAACTTCTTCAACGGCTGGGACTTCTCGGCCTGGCACCGCGACGAGTAA
- a CDS encoding DUF3426 domain-containing protein, protein MKGNVVVLIVAIVAGVLTYGGLVGGEALLMGDTEPTADEAFVQETTTHLDRSGRPTAVGEVSNRYDGPITNVTVTVQFLRDGDVIEERTGRTLIETIPSGEVVPFNVHMREAAEIDEVETSVSYDRGGEVVSGLEVTEQRVLRQSQDQIDVSATITNRGDSPRELTDVVATFYDENGAAIGARSTRPGRQIQPGESVTVGISFRTLGDVPSYAREFASFRVAIAGEEVE, encoded by the coding sequence ATGAAGGGCAACGTCGTCGTCCTCATCGTGGCCATCGTGGCCGGAGTCCTCACCTACGGCGGACTCGTCGGCGGCGAGGCGCTGCTGATGGGCGACACCGAACCCACGGCCGACGAGGCGTTCGTCCAGGAGACGACGACGCACCTCGACCGGTCGGGTCGCCCGACCGCCGTCGGTGAGGTGTCGAACCGCTACGACGGGCCGATCACCAACGTCACCGTCACGGTCCAGTTCCTGCGTGACGGGGACGTGATCGAGGAGCGGACGGGCCGGACCCTCATCGAGACGATCCCTTCTGGTGAGGTCGTGCCGTTCAACGTCCACATGCGCGAGGCGGCCGAGATCGACGAGGTCGAGACCTCGGTGAGCTACGACCGGGGCGGCGAGGTCGTCTCGGGGCTGGAGGTAACCGAACAGCGAGTCCTCAGACAGTCACAGGACCAGATCGACGTCTCCGCGACGATCACCAACCGCGGCGACAGCCCGCGCGAACTCACGGACGTGGTGGCGACGTTCTACGACGAGAACGGCGCGGCAATCGGCGCCCGGTCGACGCGGCCGGGCCGGCAGATCCAACCGGGCGAGTCGGTCACCGTCGGGATCTCGTTCCGGACGCTGGGCGACGTCCCGAGCTACGCTCGCGAGTTCGCCAGCTTCCGGGTCGCCATCGCCGGCGAAGAAGTGGAGTAG
- a CDS encoding DsbA family protein, producing MTTIHVYADPLDPRGWGSEPALRRLRLTLPDADWQLRPVEMVPDWDSYTGPELPGREAAAATCARVSEESGMPIDEFLWFQNPPERSGPATRGVAAALEQGETAGWRFLRAAREATYIRRTNLDTDAAVVDLAASVPDLDTEAFETALDAGPELPDCSAATEVHGVGDAGGRPELPTITVRGDADERGLSGFADAASLDHVVQTATGSTPEPARVGAVEAVERFSAEGWLAPIELAALAGVSYDDAVDTVADAEGIVERGFASERFFRSAEYVADAGEAEDADTDE from the coding sequence ATGACGACGATCCACGTCTACGCGGACCCGCTGGACCCCCGCGGCTGGGGGTCCGAGCCGGCGCTGCGGCGCCTCCGGCTGACGCTGCCCGACGCCGACTGGCAGCTCCGACCGGTGGAGATGGTCCCGGATTGGGACTCCTACACCGGTCCCGAACTCCCGGGTCGTGAGGCCGCTGCGGCCACCTGTGCCCGGGTCAGCGAGGAGAGCGGGATGCCCATCGACGAGTTCCTCTGGTTCCAGAACCCGCCCGAGCGCTCCGGCCCGGCCACGCGCGGCGTGGCTGCGGCGCTGGAGCAGGGCGAGACGGCCGGCTGGCGCTTCCTCCGGGCCGCACGGGAGGCGACGTACATCCGCCGCACCAACCTCGACACGGATGCGGCCGTCGTCGACCTGGCGGCGTCGGTCCCGGACCTCGACACCGAGGCGTTCGAGACGGCTCTCGATGCCGGCCCCGAACTGCCCGACTGTTCGGCTGCGACGGAGGTCCACGGCGTCGGCGACGCCGGCGGGCGCCCCGAGCTCCCGACGATCACCGTCCGTGGCGACGCCGACGAACGCGGGCTCTCCGGGTTCGCCGACGCCGCCTCGCTGGACCACGTCGTGCAGACGGCCACTGGCTCCACCCCCGAACCGGCACGCGTGGGCGCCGTCGAGGCCGTCGAACGGTTCTCCGCGGAGGGATGGCTCGCGCCGATCGAACTCGCCGCCCTCGCCGGCGTCAGCTACGACGACGCCGTCGACACCGTGGCCGACGCCGAGGGGATCGTCGAACGCGGGTTCGCCTCCGAACGGTTCTTCCGGAGCGCCGAGTACGTCGCCGACGCCGGCGAGGCAGAAGACGCCGACACCGACGAATGA
- a CDS encoding nucleotidyltransferase family protein translates to MSEPSLIGLITAAGKSTRMGGFPKPLLTVERDRFVERLIAQYDRAGVEDIVVVLGHEAAEVRKRADLSGATVVENERYEDGMLSSVREGVREAQDRDADGLLLSPVDYPLIPTHAISAVIDAFSEQPAADVIQPTTDGGRGHPPLFAASTFDALLHDPATETEGARAVVYADDTDTREVAVDDERIFVDIDTPEEYWDAVKRFA, encoded by the coding sequence ATGAGTGAGCCCTCGCTGATCGGCCTCATCACCGCGGCCGGGAAGTCGACCCGGATGGGCGGGTTCCCCAAGCCGCTGCTGACCGTCGAACGCGACCGCTTCGTCGAGCGCCTGATCGCCCAGTACGACCGGGCGGGCGTCGAGGACATCGTCGTCGTCCTCGGCCACGAAGCTGCCGAGGTTCGCAAGCGTGCCGACCTCTCGGGGGCGACGGTGGTCGAGAACGAGCGCTACGAGGATGGGATGCTCTCCTCCGTCCGCGAGGGCGTGCGCGAAGCACAGGACCGGGATGCTGACGGGCTCCTGCTTTCGCCGGTGGACTACCCGCTGATCCCGACCCACGCGATCAGCGCGGTCATCGACGCCTTCAGCGAGCAGCCTGCTGCCGACGTGATCCAGCCGACGACCGACGGCGGGCGCGGCCACCCGCCGCTGTTCGCCGCTTCGACGTTCGACGCCCTGTTGCACGACCCGGCGACCGAGACCGAGGGCGCGCGTGCGGTGGTGTACGCCGACGACACCGACACCCGGGAAGTCGCCGTCGACGACGAGCGGATCTTCGTCGATATCGACACCCCGGAGGAGTACTGGGACGCGGTCAAACGGTTCGCGTAG
- a CDS encoding cytochrome b/b6 domain-containing protein gives MPFGIDVFRFTQRAGREVVVGLSWDVLLVLAFVATLTFLGHYVLREILNPTEHSDSDGPSKREVEQSLESQGVEEIGRFTFAQRASHWVMAISIFAMMLSGFLIMNNDVTVKAVGGISWLTIHIVSAIVLIAYVLFHVGHVAYKGTWDKMWVGTKEVKDLIARFQNLIGLKEEYPRQFEYPSAQKLLHWGVTGATFGIIFTGFVLWRRVEVLSLFWEPTREFTFLGVEFGLGTADSLGLISWSFVLHDFFAVGMLALVMGHVYFALRPNEWEITKSMITGKVTVEEYAEKYSPASWQVGAERAADGGEPESDD, from the coding sequence ATGCCATTTGGTATCGACGTATTCCGTTTCACACAGCGGGCAGGACGCGAGGTCGTTGTCGGCCTCAGTTGGGACGTCCTCCTCGTTCTGGCCTTCGTTGCGACGCTTACTTTCCTCGGACACTACGTCCTACGGGAGATACTGAACCCTACGGAGCACTCTGATAGCGACGGGCCGTCCAAGCGTGAGGTCGAACAGTCCCTCGAGTCACAGGGCGTCGAGGAGATCGGCCGGTTCACCTTCGCACAGCGCGCGTCACACTGGGTCATGGCGATCTCTATCTTCGCGATGATGCTCTCCGGGTTCCTGATCATGAACAACGACGTGACCGTGAAGGCGGTCGGGGGGATCTCGTGGCTCACCATCCACATCGTCTCCGCGATAGTGCTGATCGCCTACGTCCTGTTCCACGTCGGCCACGTCGCGTACAAGGGTACGTGGGACAAGATGTGGGTCGGCACGAAGGAAGTCAAGGACCTGATCGCGCGGTTCCAGAACCTGATCGGTCTCAAAGAGGAGTACCCGCGACAGTTCGAGTACCCGAGCGCCCAGAAGCTGCTCCACTGGGGGGTCACGGGTGCGACCTTCGGGATCATCTTCACCGGGTTCGTTCTCTGGCGACGCGTCGAGGTTCTCTCGCTGTTCTGGGAGCCGACCCGTGAGTTCACGTTCCTCGGCGTCGAGTTCGGCCTCGGGACCGCCGACTCGCTGGGTCTGATCTCGTGGAGCTTCGTACTACACGACTTCTTCGCGGTCGGGATGCTCGCGCTCGTGATGGGGCACGTCTACTTCGCGCTGCGCCCCAACGAGTGGGAGATCACCAAGAGCATGATCACCGGCAAGGTCACCGTCGAGGAGTACGCCGAGAAGTACTCGCCGGCGAGCTGGCAGGTCGGCGCGGAACGAGCGGCCGACGGCGGCGAGCCCGAATCCGACGACTGA
- a CDS encoding ABC transporter substrate-binding protein: MGTSTPTPSGEQEIPEVGGTYRTVTSSPAETLNPLYNNEAGAGTLIGYALDLGYTFKPGNTLMPQLYDLTTDDGGKTWTGKVRENLEFGAGYGQVTAEDFVYQVQELHQAEWASTADSSAWPAEVTIEQTSEFEFEITLPSANLLYPQTYDPLLYAIPKDLIKPYVENEDDKGLQEDQELLNLEFTGNLGAYTLEEWNRSSGQTYTRNDDYYLQEATDQNALFENAPYFESLENSVVQEQASRLAALETGETDSAAVPPERVEEFDSMDGVNVYLIPQPYNEVCVYNMRENGWNAGPGNLFREKKFRQGLGCAVDKQTLVEGVFRGYANVEYTWQPRWSQWYPSEADMMEFGTGDLYGAEAAQSRIEEAIANTEYDYSYDSNGRLLNPSGEQCTITLYHSAGQNTERSMAEFIAQEFEDNAGIAVEVNAIQGAQFAREYWQQEIPENADELEWSNGAYNAGPRDVATSPNAWDMTVVFGLNTYPLNPLAGEVFFQKDSFYNPYGYYPSWDAKSLFEEANSATSQEELKEIFGEIFVNIAEDQPMGMLAFPSGRSGYSADIDGPAENFFNGWDFGAWHREE, encoded by the coding sequence ATGGGGACCTCCACCCCGACGCCCTCGGGCGAGCAGGAGATCCCCGAGGTCGGTGGCACCTACCGAACTGTCACCAGCAGCCCCGCCGAGACCCTCAACCCCCTCTACAACAACGAGGCGGGCGCCGGGACCCTGATCGGCTACGCGCTCGACCTCGGCTACACGTTCAAGCCGGGGAACACGCTCATGCCCCAGCTCTACGACCTGACCACCGACGACGGTGGGAAGACGTGGACGGGGAAAGTCCGAGAGAACCTGGAGTTCGGCGCCGGCTACGGGCAGGTCACTGCCGAGGACTTCGTCTACCAGGTTCAGGAGCTCCACCAGGCCGAGTGGGCGTCGACGGCCGACTCGAGCGCGTGGCCGGCGGAGGTCACCATCGAACAGACCAGCGAGTTCGAGTTCGAGATCACGCTGCCCAGCGCCAACCTGCTCTACCCGCAGACGTACGACCCGCTGCTCTACGCGATCCCGAAGGACCTGATCAAGCCGTACGTCGAGAACGAGGACGACAAGGGTCTCCAGGAGGACCAGGAGCTGCTGAACCTCGAGTTCACGGGGAACCTCGGCGCGTACACGCTCGAGGAGTGGAACCGATCCAGCGGACAGACATACACCCGTAACGACGACTACTACCTGCAGGAGGCGACCGACCAGAACGCGCTGTTCGAGAACGCCCCCTACTTCGAGAGCCTCGAGAACTCCGTCGTGCAGGAGCAGGCCTCCCGCCTCGCGGCCCTCGAGACGGGCGAGACCGACTCCGCGGCCGTCCCGCCCGAACGCGTCGAGGAGTTCGACAGCATGGACGGGGTCAACGTCTACCTCATCCCGCAGCCGTACAACGAGGTCTGTGTGTACAACATGCGGGAGAACGGATGGAACGCCGGTCCGGGCAACCTCTTCCGCGAGAAGAAGTTCCGCCAGGGGCTCGGCTGTGCGGTCGACAAGCAGACCCTCGTCGAGGGTGTGTTCCGTGGCTACGCGAACGTCGAGTACACGTGGCAGCCCCGCTGGTCCCAGTGGTACCCCAGCGAGGCCGACATGATGGAGTTCGGGACCGGCGACCTCTACGGCGCCGAGGCCGCCCAGAGCCGCATCGAGGAAGCCATCGCAAACACCGAGTACGACTACAGCTACGACAGCAACGGTCGTCTCCTGAACCCGTCCGGTGAGCAGTGTACGATCACGCTGTACCACAGCGCGGGGCAGAACACCGAACGGTCGATGGCGGAGTTCATCGCCCAGGAGTTCGAGGACAACGCCGGGATCGCTGTCGAGGTCAACGCGATTCAGGGCGCGCAGTTCGCTCGTGAGTACTGGCAGCAGGAGATCCCGGAGAACGCCGACGAACTCGAGTGGTCCAACGGCGCCTACAACGCTGGCCCCCGAGACGTGGCAACGAGCCCGAACGCGTGGGACATGACCGTCGTGTTCGGTCTCAACACGTACCCGCTGAACCCGCTCGCGGGTGAGGTGTTCTTCCAGAAGGACTCGTTCTACAACCCCTACGGCTACTACCCCTCCTGGGACGCCAAGTCCCTCTTCGAGGAGGCGAACTCTGCAACGAGCCAAGAGGAACTCAAGGAGATCTTCGGCGAGATCTTCGTGAACATCGCCGAGGACCAGCCGATGGGGATGCTCGCGTTCCCGAGCGGCCGTAGCGGCTACTCGGCGGACATCGACGGCCCTGCCGAGAACTTCTTCAACGGCTGGGACTTCGGCGCCTGGCACCGCGAGGAGTAA